Proteins encoded by one window of Arachis hypogaea cultivar Tifrunner chromosome 1, arahy.Tifrunner.gnm2.J5K5, whole genome shotgun sequence:
- the LOC112799072 gene encoding small ribosomal subunit protein bS16m/bS16c — MVVRIRLSRFGCKNKPFYRVMAADSRSPRDGKHLEVLGYYNPLPGQDNEKRMGLNFERVKYWLSVGAQPSEPVERLLFRAGLLPPPPMLAMARKGGPRDTRAVDALTGRILHQEKSVVANNDGDDGKQETPEAENS; from the exons ATGGTCGTGAGGATTCGGTTATCACGGTTCGGGTGCAAGAACAAGCCATTCTATCGTGTCATGGCTGCTGATAGCAGATCCCCTAGAGATGGCAAGCACCTTGAAGTTCTGGGATACTATAATCCTTTGCCAG GCCAAGATAATGAGAAAAGAATGGGTCTCAATTTTGAGAGGGTCAA GTATTGGCTCTCTGTTGGAGCTCAACCATCAGAGCCTGTAGAACGTCTTCTGTTCCGAGCAGGGTTACTGCCTCCGCCACCAATGCTGGCGATGGCACGCAAGGGAGGTCCACGTGATACACGTGCCGTGGATGCTTTAACTGGACGCATCCTGCACCAAGAAAAGTCAGTTGTTGCCAACAATGATGGAGATGATGGAAAACAGGAAACTCCTGAAGCTGAAAACTCCTAA